GAAATGCCCCTTCAATATGGACTTTTCAGCAGAGCAACGAAACCTAAACACACCGGCCAACTGGTCACGGAGTGGTTTGGTCATGAAAAAACTAATGTAATGCCATGGTCAGCACAGTTCCCGGATTTAAATCCGATTGGGAACTGATGGAGGACTTCAAGCATTATGTTGCCAAGAAATCCCCGACATCTAAGCCACACCTTTGACAAGTTGTACAGGAGGTATAGGGCCAGAATCCCTGCAAGCGTTGCGAGGACGTGGTGGACTCCATGCCACGTAGCTGTGAGGCTCTAATAGCCAATAAAGGCTACACAACAAATTATAAGGTCGTATTCAACTCGAAATTTAGAAGGattaagttatttatatgatttttttaaatttattaaatttttcttttggcacTGCTAGTTCAATGTTATTCATAAAGGACccaatttcatttgttattaTCCATATTcgctaaaatattgaattagccaaatggaaaaaagtgtttaattattaaaacttaaatactttatgctgttataactaaattttatCTGGAAGTTGTGTTTATAACagttttttccaattttaaacgCACTGGTCActagcactgctatttcaaagttcacagctgAACCTAGCTTCAGATaattaagaaacaattttaaaaccCTTATTACTATGTAGCTATCAATCTAAAAATCAATGCTGCCCAATTGTGAGATTTAGAATTAaccaaattgtttaattggttttaataaataaattacttttgtCCTTTTTTTAGATAGAGCAACTCAGGATCAACTTTCGAATAGTTGCAACAACTTAGGATATAAATGAACTCGTGACCCATAgcgcaattttaaagctatccatagcttaattttaaagctagagctgcgaatttgtgtatacaataataacaatagtaattGTGATACCTGAATtaatttggttgcgataaAAATtctagaagttattaaaaaaatacttttgtatctacATGTTCGCCTATATTGGCAACAAGGATGAACACGACAACAATTGCTCGTGTCGTAGATGTTTAGAAATAAATACCGACTGCATAAACACTGCGATGGGTCTGCGAGTTCAAGTCCCGGTCGGGAAtgtttttactattttttaatattttgtgacatattgttttggtaaattttaagaatattaacacaatatttagattttactcaaaatgtgtagcgggtatctcacagtcgagcacattcggctgtagctttcttacttgttttaatttatgcaatggCGAAGCAAATATCATTAGAGCGAGAGAACGCACACGAgtgttttattataaataagttACAAGAGAAATTTATGagttaaaattgaataattgcaattacagATTCACCACTTAAGAATTTtagttgcaaataaaatagcaaaataacACAAACGAGAACGCGAACGAACagaatcaaataaaataaaggaACGGATATAGATTTTATGCATATGGAGGGCACATGTAGATTAGTAAGATTAAGTAACAAAtagtatttaattgaaaaagtgATAGAATCAATCAGTGATACAATCAATCTTAAAGAGACCATAGAGAAAGGCCACTCGAAGATACAATATCTCAGCTAAAAAAGTTAAGTATTTGGAAAGAATGGGCAGATATGTTTTAAGGCAAAAGCAACTGATTTTATGGAAATAattcttgtatttattttttaacgatttgaaataaaattcataatattaTTGAACGAAATGGACgaataatacatttttcatttgcattagTGATATATAAGGGCTTGTGATATTAATATGGTAAAAATAATGGTTCGTTGTCGTTACATAGTATATAAACTAAGCTATCATATACATAGACTACTGTCAACAAACATAAAACTAGGtctgaatttttaatttggtattacCAATTTTCTTCATCCTCCAAATTGTCAGCAGGTGTATTGAAAGCCTGTAACATTAACTTGTTTTATCCATTGAACGAAagcaaatttcattaaacttACCCCTCCTCCACGAACATCAACTGTGTTGAAGTTTGAGCGATGGGAACTGCTACCGCCACCGATTTCATTTAGAAAATCCGGAACATCTTGATCGGAACCCTTCAGAATTTTAATCAAATCGCCAGCGATAAGACGATCCTGATCAGGATCAAAAAATGAAGTGGCACGTCCACTGTTGCCCACACGACCCGTGCGTCCAATACGATGCACGTAATCATCAATGTTTGTAGGCATATCATAGTTAATTACATGCttcacatttttaatatctgaaaaaataccataattaTATGGTCAATCAGGAATAAATTGGTAGCTATCACTGACTACTTACCAAGCCCACGGGAGGCAACAGAGGTAGCAATAAGAACTTTCATGGTGCCATTTTTGAAATCGCGCAAAGCCTGTTCGCGTTGACTCTGTAAGCGATCGCCATGAATAGATGTAGTTGGAAACTCAGTTTCAGAGAAAAATGAGGCTAGAAAGTCTGCTCCACGTTTTGTCTCTACGAAAACAATGGTACCTTCAGCACCCTCACGCAAGATTTcctataaacaaaattgtgtttaattttaaaacaaacagaaatatGATTTGACTTACCATCAATTTGGAGCGCTTGCTAAACTTGTTAACCTCAAAAATGTCTTGTTTTACATCTGAGCAGGCACCTCCCACTACGCCAATagtaacaaaaatataatccTTAAGAAACTCGCCAGCCAAACGCTGAATTTGCTCTGGAAATGTAGCAGAGAACATCAAAGTCTGATGTTCTGGGTGCATAGTTTGATGATGCATGATTTTGCGCATACTCTCCGAAAAGCCCATGTCCAACATACGATCAGCCTCGTCAAGAACGATGTATCGAATGTTGTCAAACATTATAAATGTGCGTTCAACAAAATCAAGCAAACGACCTGGAGTGGCAATCAGCAAATGACAACCCTTGTTAATCGCCTCATTTTGATGCTTAACCGATGTCCCTCCATAAACCAAACTAATCTTGAGATAAGTTGTATACGCAAACTTTCTTGCTTCATTGAAAATTTGGATCGCGAGCTCTCGAGTTGGTGACACAACTACCGCAAGCGGTTTGCCAATTTCTAGATCAGAAGGCTCATCAAGAATGTTTGTCAGTATGGGTAGCAAGAATGCAGCTGTCTTTCCAGATCCAGTCTGGGCGCAAGCCATCAGATCGCGTTTTCCAGCAATCACTGGTATTGAAACCTTTTGTATGGGAGTGGGAACTTTGTAACCAGCTTTAGTCACATTTTCCACCAAAATTTCGCGAAGTCCGGCTTGGTCAAACCGTTTAATCGATGTTGGCACATTCTCACCAGTCACCTTTAACAACATTAGATTTAgtttagaaaataatttatatctTATTAGATCACCTTAACGGGAATATTGTCATATTTAGAGAAGTTAATCCCAGACATTATTCCAGTGCTAAACATCTCCGTTTCATCGTTAGTCGGTTCAGGAGGGATATAAAATTCTCTAGCCTTCTTTTCACCTTCCTCGCCATTATCAGCATGATTGTTATTCATGTCACCAGCTCCTTCGCGACGACGACGCTCACCTATTGggttaaattttcaaaacgaTTTTAAAAAACAGGCTTGCAGAAATTTATACCTTGGATCCTATGCACattctatatttaaaacaaaaaaatacgaatatGTTTAAGCCTTTCAagtatcaaatttaaataggCCAATGACgtgttgatgctgatgaaaa
This DNA window, taken from Drosophila nasuta strain 15112-1781.00 chromosome 2L, ASM2355853v1, whole genome shotgun sequence, encodes the following:
- the LOC132796602 gene encoding ATP-dependent RNA helicase vasa, which codes for MSDWEDEPSNAVASQVDKFNGAPPKSNDVAEWSDCEENNDNGGDDKGDNKTGYRARRDDGGNGFRERRNNGEAGFRGHRHKDNEGGERRRREGAGDMNNNHADNGEEGEKKAREFYIPPEPTNDETEMFSTGIMSGINFSKYDNIPVKVTGENVPTSIKRFDQAGLREILVENVTKAGYKVPTPIQKVSIPVIAGKRDLMACAQTGSGKTAAFLLPILTNILDEPSDLEIGKPLAVVVSPTRELAIQIFNEARKFAYTTYLKISLVYGGTSVKHQNEAINKGCHLLIATPGRLLDFVERTFIMFDNIRYIVLDEADRMLDMGFSESMRKIMHHQTMHPEHQTLMFSATFPEQIQRLAGEFLKDYIFVTIGVVGGACSDVKQDIFEVNKFSKRSKLMEILREGAEGTIVFVETKRGADFLASFFSETEFPTTSIHGDRLQSQREQALRDFKNGTMKVLIATSVASRGLDIKNVKHVINYDMPTNIDDYVHRIGRTGRVGNSGRATSFFDPDQDRLIAGDLIKILKGSDQDVPDFLNEIGGGSSSHRSNFNTVDVRGGGAFNTPADNLEDEENW